The following proteins come from a genomic window of Salvia hispanica cultivar TCC Black 2014 chromosome 4, UniMelb_Shisp_WGS_1.0, whole genome shotgun sequence:
- the LOC125218223 gene encoding dual-specificity RNA methyltransferase RlmN, translating into MAFKWKSVFDVSAIKSDFQVAGLNPNFIPQIWKHVLKNPDCRWDDIPSLPSAAYHLLHSKFKPSTSTVHAAIDSSDLVTTKLLIKLQNGEFVEAVIMRYDTRLGKYDGKPRLGGPRSTLCVSSQVGCKMGCNFCATGSMGFKSNLTSGEILEQLVHASRISAIRNVVFMGMGEPLNNYSAVVDAIRAMTAFPFQLSPKKITLSTVGIIHGINKLQKDMPNLNLAVSLHAPVQEIRCQIMPAARAFPLERLMNALQEYQTTSQQKILIEYIMLDAVNDEEQHAHQLGKLLETLQSVVNLIPFNPIGSLSCYSTSDDQKVIKFQKILRGTYNIRTTIRKQMGQDISGACGQLVIKKPDILTDIEDLRI; encoded by the exons ATGGCGTTCAAGTGGAAATCGGTGTTCGACGTTTCCGCCATTAAATCCGATTTCCAGGTAGCCGGTTTGAACCCTAACTTCATTCCCCAAATCTGGAAACACGTCTTGAAAAATCCTGATTGCCGATGGGATGATATCCCTTCTCTGCCCTCCGCGGCTTACCATCTCCTCCATTCCAAGTTCAAACCCTCCACTTCTACTGTCCATGCCGCCATAGATTCTTCCGACCTCGTCACCACTAAGCTCCTCATCAAATTGCAG AATGGAGAATTTGTGGAGGCTGTGATAATGAGATATGATACTCGATTGGGTAAATATGATGGGAAACCTCGTCTTGGTGGTCCTAGGTCAACCTTGTGCGTATCCTCTCAG GTCGGGTGCAAGATGGGTTGCAATTTTTGCGCGACAGGAAGCATGGGATTTAAGAGCAATCTGACGTCGGGGGAAATTCTGGAACAGTTAGTTCATGCATCGCGCATATCAGCTATACGCAACGTTGTCTTTATG GGAATGGGAGAACCTCTAAATAACTACTCGGCAGTGGTGGATGCTATCAGAGCCATGACAGCTTTTCCTTTCCAGCTGTCTCCCAAGAAAATTACTCTCTCAACG GTTGGCATAATACATGGCATTAACAAGCTGCAGAAAGACATGCCAAACTTGAATCTAGCAGTCTCACTGCATGCACCAGTTCAAGAGATCCGCTGTCAGATTATGCCTGCTGCTAGGGCTTTCCCTCTGGAAAGACTAATGAATGCATTACAAGAATATCAGACTACCAG TCAGCAAAAGATATTGATCGAGTACATAATGCTTGATGCTGTCAATGATGAGGAGCAGCACGCTCACCAGCTTGGCAAACTGCTTGAGACATTGCAATCG GTTGTAAACTTGATACCTTTTAATCCTATCGGTTCTCTAAGCTGTTATAGTACCAGTGATGATCAGAAAgtcatcaaatttcaaaaaatacttAGAGGCACTTACAACATCCGTACAACAATCCGTAAGCAAATGGGACAAGACATAAGTGGAGCATGCGGCCAGCTTGTAATAAAAAAGCCAGATATCTTAACAGACATTGAAGATCTCCGTATTTGA
- the LOC125220602 gene encoding serpin-ZX-like yields MPLKTPLRRLSKISLNKRLVKKATDGYLSLAKHVIAADNQTENVVVSPLSIHVALSLCAAGSSGSARDQILTYLKSERVEHLSSFYSKIVATIFAEGHAGGPLLSTKNGLWVDQSLTLKPAFRDIVQNSYKAVAQHVDFWYQTEEARQKVNLWCEKATNGRITEVLRPNSIFDLTRLIFTNAVYFKGTWSNEFDADLTRDADFHLLNGSSIRVPFMTSRDKQYIGIFDGFKVVKLPYHHGRDTSRFSMYIYLPDAKTGCHL; encoded by the exons atGCCTCTTAAAACTCCCTTGCGGCGGCTGTCGAAAATCTCTCTCAACAAGCGACTAGTGAAGAAAGCGACAGACGGCTACCTTTCCCTTGCGAAGCACGTGATCGCCGCAGACAACCAAACCGAAAATGTCGTCGTCTCGCCCCTCTCCATCCACGTTGCATTGTCTCTATGCGCCGCCGGATCGAGTGGCTCAGCGCGCGACCAGATTCTCACTTATCTCAAATCAGAGCGCGTGGAACACCTTAGTTCCTTCTACTCGAAAATTGTGGCCACGATTTTCGCCGAGGGACATGCCGGTGGGCCCCTCTTGTCAACAAAGAATGGACTCTGGGTCGATCAGAGCCTGACTCTCAAGCCGGCTTTTCGAGATATTGTCCAGAATTCTTACAAGGCAGTTGCCCAACATGTTGATTTTTGGTATCAG ACAGAAGAGGCTAGGCAAAAAGTGAACTTGTGGTGTGAGAAGGCAACAAATGGCCGCATCACAGAAGTACTCCGACCAAATTCAATCTTCGACTTGACAAGACTCATCTTCACAAATGCAGTCTATTTCAAAGGAACATGGAGCAACGAATTCGACGCAGATCTAACAAGAGATGCAGATTTCCACCTCTTAAACGGAAGCTCTATTCGCGTGCCCTTCATGACCAGCCGGGACAAGCAATACATAGGCATCTTCGATGGCTTCAAAGTTGTGAAGTTACCTTACCATCATGGCAGGGACACGAGCAGATTCTCCATGTACATCTATCTCCCGGATGCCAAGACGGGCTGCCATCTTTGA